The following DNA comes from Syngnathoides biaculeatus isolate LvHL_M chromosome 18, ASM1980259v1, whole genome shotgun sequence.
GTGTAACATCAGATGTGATGTTGAAAGGTAACATGGGAATCTGTGTTGAAAATTAATATCAGAGGCAAACTTTTGAAGCTAGCAGATGTGATCTTGAAAGCTTAGCTCTAGGGTACTGTGAGAAGGTAACTTTGGAATCTGAGCATGAAAGCTAATGTTGAAGCTAACCAGAACGTATCGACAAATGGCGGCGTTGGAAGCTAACGGAGTTAAAGTTGGAAGGTAAAGTAAGAACTTTGAACCTGTGATTAAGCTAACTTTGAAAACTAACAGATCTAACATTGATCGATCATGTTAAAAGCTAACATTAGGGTTCATGTTAACGCTAACTTCAGAAGCTAATTTTGGAAACTAAACCTAATATTGCAAGTGAAAATTGATACTAGCTTTGGAAGCTAATGTTGATTTTCCATAGCTAGTAGATCAGAGGTAACTTTGGCAGCCAATTTCTGAAGATAATGCCATAATTTAACGTGAGAGGTAACATTGGTAGCTCACGTTGGAATGTAACGTTAGAAACTTGTTTGACCAAACTTTGGAGCTGCAAAAGTGGACATCCTTGGAAATTGTCACGGATCATCACCTGTTgtgatgtttattttattttttttctgttcagctcattgttagagaacaagtttttaaaaatgtacagaatCTGAAATGGCATCAAACAGCCGAGAACCAAGTATTTGAGATTCCTCGGGGTTGATGATCGACATTAACGACAAACGCCGGTGCCCTCTCgtttttcaaatcaatttcactgcagtgtttttatttgatttatatttGCGTCGGTAGGGCTGGGAGAATCCGCGCtgaccagaagaagaagaagaaggaggagggcggcggcggcgcgtccTCAGAAGACGAGCAAGTGGCGTTGTCTTTAAAACAAGTTAAGGAAGTTGAAGGGAGCGGTCTCAACGCCCTCTGACCAATCACAGGTCACGCCCTCGCCACCCCTTCGCAGACTTGATCGTTCGgtccgcacttttttttttttttgttacacggCAATCATGTGACTTGTGTATTTATAATTGTTACACAGTCGCGCATGGAttttatgaatttgaaatgattaatTGGAGGCCTTGCCAATGTGCTCGTACATAAACACAACGATAAATGATCGCCATGGAGACACCGTCGTCGGTTGAATTTGCAAATGTACTGCAATCCTCTTGGATGTCCGCAAACTAGTTGAAATAAAAGAACACGTGAAAGAATAGTTATGACGGCGTTATGTTCGTGAATGAACCTTTTAAAtataagtgttaaaaaaaaatgtccaattgAAAAGGTGGTGTTTATAAATTGTGGAAattattttaacacaaaaataagGGGATTAGGGTGACTAAAATGTCAACTGTTGGGTTAAGgtacatgggggaaaaaaagtgaaggtGGAGGTCAAACATCCGTCCgctttctgagtcgcttatcctcacgagggttgtgccaatctcagctgtcgccgggcaggagtcggggtacgaccagaactggtcgccggccaatcgcaggacacatggagacgggcaagagtcacaatcacaccgagtgtccaatgaatgtggcgtgttttcgggatgtgggaggaaatcggggtgcccacccggagaagagccacgtaggcatggggggGAACGTGCGAACGCCACACGGGcgtgggctgggatttgaaccccggccctcagaaccaCAAGGCAGGTGCTCTAACCGGTCTCCAACCGGTGAGCGAGTTCAACTCGGAACCCAGTAGATGTGAATGTTCGGGTGAAACTTTTTGGGGAGGTTTTGCACGAGAGCAAAAATCTGGCCTAATGGAAGCATTTGACATAatcaagaataataataataattaatcatATTAAAGAGGTCTTAAATGTCGAAGAAACTACAAaaacgtccacttttttttgttatccgagtgaggataaaatCATGGATAATCGATGATTTGCTGAACAAGACGTTGACAATATCtgccaacacatttttttcccccaaattatcTCGTTTGCCGCCTCGCATgaagtgaatgagaaaagtgtggATGGAACATGTCGCGAATGATTTGAAAATCGGCCTTTTTCTCGGTTCGTCAATTAGACGCTGGCCGATGTTTTGTTTCGCGTAAAGAGGAACCTATCAGTGACGTCAAAGCGTTTCCGCGTTTCGGGCCAATCGGTGCGCGCTCCTCGGTGTTGCAATTGACTGACAGCcacggcagccaatcacaggccgcATCACGGTTGAACCTTCGTCAAGGGCGGGGCGATGCGCGCTCGTAGCCATAGCGGAGCAAAATGGCGGCCGTGGCCACCGAGCCAGGAGCTACGGCGATTCGAACAACGGCGACCAACGACGACGGCTCTCCGGAACCGAGCACCAGCGGCGGCTCGGGGCACACGCTCGTCTCGCAGGGGCCCGAAGGAGCGCCGGAGTCCGAGCTGGCCGCGGAGCTGTGTAGCCCTCGGTCGGGAGACGGTGAGGACGGGGAGGAGCGCCGCCATGTCGAGCCAGAGCCCTCGGGGGGAAAAGGCCAAGGTGAGGCCGCCACCAGCGGCCCGCTCATCCAGAACCGAAGTGGCGCCGGTAGGGAAGCGGCTCGGAACGGCTCGGCGCAGGCGTACCGCAGCATCCTCGAACAGCCCAAGCCTTCCTCCTCCGCCGTCTTCCTGCACTCATTCCCAGCCGCCAGGCCCCCGCCCGGCGCCGAGGCCGGCCTGTCCCTGGCGGAGCCGGCGGAACCGACTTCGAAAGCCGCTGGCCGGGACCGGGGATACCCGGCTTCAGTCCAACCGGAGCGGAGGCCCGCCGCTACTCAAGACGGGGATTCGGAGACCGGTTACGGCTGCCCGAGAACGGCGGCTTGCGAGAACCGGCGCCGAAGCCGGACGCCGATCCGGCCGAAGTCACCCCGTGCGCTCCGAGGCTCGGCGGATGCGTGCAGGACCTGAGTCTCAGCCTGGGCTCAGAGGTCCCGGTCTGCTTGGACCACGTCATCGATGACGCGCTGGTTGTGTCGTTCCGGGTGGGCGAGAAAGTCTTCTCCGGGGTTCTGATGGACGTTTCCAAAAGGTACGTCGCGACTTGGTCGTCGTTGCGCAGGCGTTCCCAAACTCAACGAAATCCGAAATCGATTAAATGAACCGAATTATCTCGAGGTGCAACAATTAATCGATAAGACAATCAacccattttcaaacaaatcaccccCCGAATGAAGACTTTGTTTGACTTAAAATTGCCAAACCTTCAGATTTTCAGACAGACAGATGTTTGCCATTTTTCTGGCTAATCTTATGGGCCaaaccatccgtccattttcttagctgcttatgctcacaaaggtgctggagcctatcttcaggcaggagtcggggtacgccctgagccggtcgccagccaatcgcagaacaaAACAGCCATTcgccctcacattcacacctacgggcaatttacagtcctCGATgtgaccatgttttttttttttttttttttttctttcaagggGAGAATGTAGGAcgtacggagcccctaaagggacattgaaaaaaacttttctcattgtaatgagaaactagtccgttgcatgtgtgcgtgtataaAAGACCCGTATTCATTTCAGCGTCCATTTCTATGCAATAATGACAATGCAAGAGTTAGTTCGGTTCCATTTTCAACTGGGACTTTATTATAAAGACGTTGCTGCTTTACTAGCAAGTCGTCACCATTATGTTGTGTCatagtaaaagtaagtttcGTGTCAGAtcaacgcacatatatgtttggcacaatttttaccccggatgcccttcctgacgcaacccttctcagggagtggagttTTGAAGTCTTAAATGTCAATCATTTTAGCCTAGCAAGCGGAAAGGAAGCCTATACTGCTATGTTCGTGTCATAAAAGATTAAAGTTACTCTCACCTTATCTTGTTTGAGTTGATCGATAACACTGTCAGGTATATTCCTTGTTTTGAGGAGAGAGACCAAGTCCTCTTAGCCTTTTCTAATGTGACATGCGCAAAGCAAGTTGTAGTTTACagctacctgaacgcaggaagctaccaCTAGCTTggaggtaaataagctacgacccgTAGGTAAACATTTCTCTACACTTActcgttacaatgagaaacttactcattggaatgagaaacaagttatttattttttttttttgtcaatgtccCTATTGGTGCTCCGtagggaggaaatcagagtgtccacaaagtccacacaggccagAACCCGAGAGGCAGACACTCGAGAATTCAAATAAACATTAGCCGCAAGCAGTCCTAGAATGAGGACTAATGTGTACGACGATGTATGAAAAGCGCCATGAAATCATTTTGGCGTGAAGGTCGACGAGATTTGGCCTCGCGTAGTCATTTGTTTGTCTCTGGTTATTTATTCATGTATCTGCCCGAGCCCGGGCCATATGTGACAATATTGATCTGGAAATCATCTTTTGGCCAAGGAGGAACTATGACGAAAGGAGTACGTCGGATCGGTTCCGGCTCCGTGACGTAGGACGTGCTTGACGGGAAAGCGATCTAAAACGTGGAGCTTTTGTTCCCAGGACGTTTGTGTGAGCGAATGGGCCAGAACCACGCCATTGCCAAAAGGTCGTGTTTACGAAGGTTCTGCGAACAGCAAGTTGCGCTCGATGTCCTCAGCTCTTATTGTGAAGGCGTCTCGATTTGAAAGGTTGTCACGTTTGAGTCTCTAAAGGTTGGCATGTCGTGTGCTCAGGTTCGGGCCTTACGGAATTCCCATCACGCTGTTTCCTCGACGCGAAGACCAGAGCCGACCTCAAAGGGTGGCGGTCCCCGCGGAGGCCGCCGCCCCCGTGGCCCCAAAGCAGGAACTGCCCAGCGAAGACGCGCCCCCTTGCCTGTGGACCGCCAAGCCGCCGCCGCTGTTCCAGGAGGGGGCGCCGTACCCGCCCCCGCTGTTCATCAGGGACACCTACAACCAGGCGTTACCTCAGCCGCCGCCTCGGAAGATCAAGCGGCCCAAGCGGCGCTACCGCTGCGAGGAGCCCACCTCCATCATGAACGCCATCAAGCTGCGCCCCCGCCAGGTGCTGTGCGACAAGTGCAAATGCGTCGTGGCGGCGGCCGGGCGCCGGCCGGGCCCCGTGGACCTGAGGGGCGAGGAGGCGTCGCGGCGGCGGAAGGCAGCGGACGGGCCCGTCTCGGCCGAGGTCAAGCGGCTGAGGAGCGACGACAAGAGCGGCCGCGGCGACAGACGCGGGCCGTCGGGGATGCCGTCCTCGGGTCGCGTCCTGCGGGCCGTGTCCTCTTCCTCGTCCGTGCGGCTCAAGCTTAACTCCAAGAAGGTTCTGGCCAAAGGAACCTCGGCCGATGGCGCCAAAACTCAACAGGTTCTCAAGAAGCTGGCGCGGAACTCGCAGCCTCCGCCGGCGCCGCTCGGTGAGAACAGGGACAGAGAGGACGGCAAGGTTGTGACGCGCACCGCCGCCCTGCAGAACCACAGCCAGAAGGTCCACTTCACCCGCCGCCTGCAGCTCGTCGGCCCCGCCTCGCACACGGCGCTGCCGCCTCGAATGCGCCTCAAACCCCAAAGGTATCGTACCGACGACCCTCAGGCCCACCCCGCTTCCTCCTCGCCCCCCAAACACAACGTTCGCTCGGCCACCTCAAGCCCAAACCTACCCGCGTTCGACCCCGCGCAGCCGCCCCCGCGCCTCAGTCCCGGTCTGACGCCGCCCTCTCCTTACTGTACTGCTCCGGAGGACAAGGaggctcctcctccccctcctcctcctcctccttcagaGACCGTAGACCTCTCCCCGCCCCTGGACCCGTCTTCCTTAGTGCCCCCCTGCCCGTCCTCCGCAGAGGCGGCGCTCGGCGACAAGGAAGGAGGTGAACTGAAACGGCGTCGCAAATCTTCCACGTCGTCGTCCTCTTCCTCGTCGTCGACGTCGTCGTCCTCCGTCTTCTCGAAGTCGGTGTCAAAATGTCTGCTGCCCGACGGGCGCACCGTGTGCGTGGGCGACATCGTTTGGGCCAAAATCTACGGCTTCCCCTGGTGGCCGGCGCGGGTGCTGGGCATCACGGTGGCGCGGCGGTCCGGCGCCGTGTTGGCGGCGACCAGGCAGGAGGCCCGCGTGTCCTGGTTCGGCTCGCCCACCACCTCCTTCCTGCCGCTCTCGCAGCTCTCGCCCTTCCTGGAGAGCTTCCAGTTGCGCTTCGACAGGAAGCGCAAAGGCCCGTACCGCCGCGCCATCGCCGAGGCCGCCAGCGCCGCCAAGCAGCTAACGCCCGAAGTGCGCGCGTTGCTCACGCAGTTTGAGACGTAGCGGTAGCCTGGGccgttcacccccccccccaccaccaccaccgccaccccGGGCTTGTCCTCTTGTCCCGCGTCCTTTGCTGCGCCCCCGCCCGCCGCGCCTGTGATAAGATTTCCCTCCACAGCGGTTCTTTGGGAGTTGCTAGGCAGATTTCATCTCGATGCCAAGCCGGCGTTTCCAAACCTCGAAATTAGCTCAAGCGAACGTTTGAGTTTCGAAAAGATCGACTGCATGAAACTCTCTCGAAAGGTTATTGCCGTAATTTCAGGCCTCCAGAgtgcggcgctaatgctagtgcagcactaaagCTAgggtggcgctaacagggcccgtttaaaaaaaaaaataaaaatacataccggtaaaaaaaagtcgtgacttgtaggccagaaattccGATGAGTCGCTTCTTCCATCCGgtgaaagaacatttttgttgttctaCGCGTCACTCCAATGGAGCCTTGTTATTGGGGCTGAGGGCCTCGATACCAGCCCAGACCGCTAAtcgtgaaaatctgcaaataattcaAACCCTAACACACAatttaaccccccaaaaattcttGAATTAAgatcccacttcccaaaaaacgtgcgCGGTAGATAGCTTCGTTGAAGACTGAATTGCCCGAAGGTGAGAATGTGAgtgcaatttttcatttttattttgttttatttttgtaaacgtgccctgcgattggccggcgacccaTCCTGAACTCCCACAGTCAGCCGGGACGGGGACTGACGGGCGAgaagcgctatagaaaatggatggatggatggatggttaaacccccggcagaaaaaaaattatatgttttttgtttccacGGGAATTCAAAATGAATGTGGCGTGTTTTCCAATATTTGGTGTCGTGCCCGCACTGGGCAAAGTTAGGAAGGGAGGacataaaatgaataattttgtaGCAACATTGAGGCGTTCACCAAAAAAACATAACTGCATGGAAATTTTTGCGGGGATGTCGTCTATGGATAATCCGGTCCAAAATCCCGTTCGAATGAGATCAGGTCTTTGGACTGGATTTTCTCCTGACAGTcgtacacaaaaacattcatcaaAATTAGTTAGTTcaccccaaaaataataattctcatAAAAATTTACCCACAACCCGTCTTCTGATCATGAAAGTTGCTCTTAAGATTTCCTGAGCCgaggcgagaaaaaaaaaattagccaaCACGAGTATCAAATGTCAAAAGCAATTAtatcaaataatattttatattgaaaCAAATATTGTAAACAAACTCGCCACTGAactaaaatgtgaaacaaaagcGAATGCAGAATtattctgccatctagtggaagtgCATTTTATTGTTCTCCCCGTCACAAAAACGTCACTGGCGGAGCTTGTgcaataaacatatttttttttttttttttttttttttttttgtgtgtgtataacattattcagatatatgaaatgaaattgtaTGTTGGGTTGTCACTatcaaatctttttattttcgaTCATTCCATCAGTAACTCAAACGATCTGCTAAAAATGTTGCACAATCTTTCCCGTGACTGTTTATTAAGCGATTGTGGTCGGCTATCTCACATTGCCgagtgatccatccattttccagtgccgcttatcctcaggagggtcacgggagcggcGGAGCCTCGGGATTGATTATTGACGATCGAATAAATTGTCAATCGATCCAAATTTCATtgtacagttattttttttatgatgacaataaatgtcATTTGGCTCCGTTGTTGGGAAGCGCTGCGCTAAAAGCTAAGCTAGCCAGGGCGgcgaaaacttttttttttcattattattattatttttttttgtagtgcgTTTGCCGTGAGcgttttaatttattcataatTTGTGCACGCGTGTGTCGCCGCGGAGACGAAGAACTGAATCAAAGCTGTGAAAATGTTCTCCAAACCGAGGTCAGGGGGCCCGAAGCGGTCCGAGTCGTTCGCGCGCGTCGTCAGTACCAAATCGGCACGGCGGCCACCCTtagctgaccccccccccaccccaattttCTCCTCCACCTCCGATGATGATGGTGTTGATGATGGTGACGGTGTATTTTCCCCCTCTGTTAGTCTCCTGCTCCATtttcggacttttttttttttttttttccagcctgtTTGCAGATCAGAGATtctgaacaaaaacaagtttgtgtaaatgttattttttttcctctctctgatGTTTCAAAACCTTAAATAAAAATTTCTCTTGGAATTGTGGTTGAAtttgagctttttttccccccttccgcCGCCACGACTGCGCTCGCGAGACtcgcagcatttttttttttattttaaatttttttcttggattttcTTACCTGCAAACAGTGTTTTTGAAGCAAGCGAGCAGAGTGGGAAAATACTAGTAGCGCTGTAGCGTGGCTCCACTAGCACGCCGTCAATCCGTATTGGGGGGAGCAAAATTCAACAAGCGGTCCAAACGCACGCTAGGAGATGGCGCCACCAAGTGGCCTTAATTCAATGGGTGCTACGCTCATGTATGTGTACTAGTACACTTTATGTCCACACTCCTAAAACTGACTTTTTACCACACGACTGTACGATACACCTGTAGAACAACTAAGTTACACTAGTACTAAAGCTACATATTGTTGAAATCAAAGTGCACTAGTTGAGAATTACACGCTAGttgtactgcaaaaaaaaaaatactgaacacGTAGCAAGTCAgtttacggaagcgtattactgccacaccaaaaaaaaaaaaaaaagtcgtatTTCACATACTTATAAGAaacttatcacataattatgtgaaatgcgacttttttttttggtgtggcagtaatacactTCCGTATCAATTATAGTGCGCTCTAGTTCTTCTACTGGTGCacagtagccccccccccctaaaaaatgtaatttttgcacATAATGTTATTAGTGAGGCTCTAATGCAGTCGTGCAGCTCTTACACTGAATATCAAGGATACCGAATGCATACAAGAATGGCTCGCTCACTATGAGACATTTCTGTGCAGTAGTAGAATGACTAGGGCGGACTAATAGCCAACGACTAGTGAGACAAAACTGGTTTAGTTGAAAACTGTGCCTATAGTAATTCTTGATACTTTAAATTCTACTAGCTAACacctagcgctgtgctagtagTGCACACTAGTCCTATAATTGGACAGCAAAGTCATACAATAGTAGAAAAACATTAGTAGTTAGCCAATTTTTGTACTAGTGTGCTCAATTTGCTTACTAGCAAGAACAAAGTGTAGAGTACTAGTACATGAAGCTAGGGTGTGTTATCACAGGCAGCAAAGAGTACTAGTGTATGAAGCTAGTAGTGATATCAGGGGCAGCAAACAGTATTAGTACACGGAGTTAGGGTACGTTATCTTATCAGGGGGAGCAAAGTGTACTAGTACATGAACCTAGGGGGCGTTTTCACGGGCAGCAAAGAGTACTAGTATATGAAGCTACGGTGCGTTATCACGGGCAGCAAAGAGTACTAGTATATGAAGCTAGTTGTGTTATCTTATTTGGGGGCAGCATAGAGTACTAGTACACGAAGCTTGGGTGCTTTATCTTATCTGGGGCACCAAAGAGTACTAGTACACAAAGCTAAACCTGTTTGTCAAAGAAATTGGACAAATGGTGGGCTGTTTGAGATTCGATTTGCAAATACTAGTTTGCTTCAAGACCAAACGAGGAACTAGTCCCCCTCACCCTTAAACTGATGCTCGAAGGGTTTCCCGTAGGCGACAGAGaattcccagcatgcattgccGCAGCGTCACGTGACCTCCCGCTCGCGGTGACGTGGTCGCGCGATGACCTCATGTGACCTCTGTGTCGTTGCAGCTCCGCCTCCCTGAAGAGCTGCTGACGCCGTCCGGGCCGACCCCCCCATCCGCCCATCACCCATCGATATTtaacaacaaatatatttatcaCGCCGGGCCGCCCGACGGTCGAAGTCTCCGCCCCCACTCGCCAGGGACGAGCGCCGCTTCacgttagcctagcttagcacGCCGCCTTGTCATTATTGTTAGTTGTCATTGGAAGGAGATTTGACGAGGCAATAAAAGATTGCACGTGCTGTCAAatgtgattgattgattgattgattgattgattgattgattgattgattgattgattgattgattgaaatccCTACATGAATCAAATAGGAATATGGAAAGATGAATAATACATTGATTACGTgtcaaaaattttatttttgctcaaaGGGAGTTTGACGGCCTTTTGAGTGATTTTAGCCAATAGTTCACAAACTTCCTGATAATCAgagattgattttaaaaaaaatattgaaagtgaAAATTGACATTGCTCAATTTTGCAGATTCGGTCCGTCATCATattgcaaatctttttttttccttttttttgttgcaatttttCGCATTTTTACATTGTATGTCTTTTCGCTATGACGTGTCTTGTAAAAATGGAATTGGAATTGTACATGGCAAAAACTGATCGATCCAAAACTTGAATAAGATTCTTGATAAAACGTGTTGCCAATCGAAAAACTTCATTTGGGACACCGAATAGCAAAAGTCCATTTCTTGTCAGGCGAGCCAGGacccgccttttaaagccacgCACCTTCAAAGTCACAAATACTACAGAGCTCGCGCACtcgacgtcaccattttccacggcgccatattgccggtcagacAAAGCTGCTCGGTGTTGTGGGAGTCGAACccgagcagatttttcacaatgccgagacttgttgtgctgttgcttCTCACGACAGaccagacagatcttcaaagaggtcattcgaTGGAATATCGgatgaaaagatggatggatttcggaaATTAAGCGGGATGGATGGCGGCCGACCAAATACGCACGACTGTGTCGCggtcgcttcatttcaggtatcaATCTCAAATAatatctttctttctctctttctttctttctttctttctttagcaCAGCGCCAACAagcccggtaaaagtcacttcctcggcagctacatcccaccggtctcactcttacccttttccgctcgagtgcgccccccccttgcggtcgttaggggaaaaaaaatgcacaaattagccggatcgccgcataaaccgcagggttgaaagcgtgtggaaaacgtcgcggcttgtaggccggaaattagttCCGGGAGAGCGCCGGGTTGGGGGGTGGCAATTAAGCTAGCATTATTGGACACAGTTTGctgtttaaaggtcaagggtcatccctataaacgttctaaaatagatattgaaatgaaaaatacagataagatgattgacttcaatgtctacatccgacgacatccaagtggtcgcctcattggctgcatttactgtctgtGACCTCACCCCAGACGTTCGCCAATCAGAACACGCGGTGGCCCcgactgtaggacacgccccttcagacacgggaGCTCTTTTCACAACCGGGTAACGTGtcccggggcaatattaccctattgtttcgagccatatttggatgacatgcggatcacgacCCTGTCCGCCTCCGCGGGGCGGTGATAAAGGTCCCCTTCCGCGGCGGACTAGAGCCGCCACCACCACGACGAGCtacccggccgacaaggccggcggcgggCCAGTAGTGATCCACAAGGCcagcggaggccgtccttcagcggctcctgcatggaagccttccgatgcgcacattgagacatttagcaaccctgatttatggattacaccccctccaactattgtttttgtttttagtagctgttgacacacctacctgtcatttagaacccacgaagctctggtcctctgcaccagtgcaatccgtttttcaggacgaagcgggtctcttgcaaacttccAAAGGGTAAATCcgttctcccgagtgttcgagcaac
Coding sequences within:
- the pwwp2a gene encoding PWWP domain-containing protein 2A; protein product: MAAVATEPGATAIRTTATNDDGSPEPSTSGGSGHTLVSQGPEGAPESELAAELCSPRSGDGEDGEERRHVEPEPSGGKGQGEAATSGPLIQNRSGAGREAARNGSAQAYRSILEQPKPSSSAVFLHSFPAARPPPGAEAGLSLAEPAEPTSKAAGRDRGYPASVQPERRPAATQDGDSETEPAPKPDADPAEVTPCAPRLGGCVQDLSLSLGSEVPVCLDHVIDDALVVSFRVGEKVFSGVLMDVSKRFGPYGIPITLFPRREDQSRPQRVAVPAEAAAPVAPKQELPSEDAPPCLWTAKPPPLFQEGAPYPPPLFIRDTYNQALPQPPPRKIKRPKRRYRCEEPTSIMNAIKLRPRQVLCDKCKCVVAAAGRRPGPVDLRGEEASRRRKAADGPVSAEVKRLRSDDKSGRGDRRGPSGMPSSGRVLRAVSSSSSVRLKLNSKKVLAKGTSADGAKTQQVLKKLARNSQPPPAPLGENRDREDGKVVTRTAALQNHSQKVHFTRRLQLVGPASHTALPPRMRLKPQRYRTDDPQAHPASSSPPKHNVRSATSSPNLPAFDPAQPPPRLSPGLTPPSPYCTAPEDKEAPPPPPPPPPSETVDLSPPLDPSSLVPPCPSSAEAALGDKEGGELKRRRKSSTSSSSSSSSTSSSSVFSKSVSKCLLPDGRTVCVGDIVWAKIYGFPWWPARVLGITVARRSGAVLAATRQEARVSWFGSPTTSFLPLSQLSPFLESFQLRFDRKRKGPYRRAIAEAASAAKQLTPEVRALLTQFET